One region of Hydrogenobaculum sp. Y04AAS1 genomic DNA includes:
- a CDS encoding ATP phosphoribosyltransferase regulatory subunit, with product MNGFLDLKASKVFKQFIVFAEEILSEKGYSFIKLPMFDSFYNQMRTTTNYNELITIRSSKEVFVLRKDMTYQVASYIASLKERALPIRIYYEGEVFSWENEIKSDYQLGLEYIGYDKDDGIFEVIDIIYKLLAFFNNDIFIYINDEAILKELLSKFDDKHKEDVKYALTSKNLNTLYKYDLDWMLLEDENVLFEKLNALNIDGVRLRNVFYILKNKSLNVRLDISELKSIPYYDGITFSFYSPNHPFAIASGGEYQILKNVYNLDIKACGGAIYLSSILEKI from the coding sequence GTGAATGGTTTTTTAGATTTAAAAGCTTCAAAAGTGTTTAAACAATTTATAGTGTTTGCAGAAGAGATATTAAGTGAAAAAGGATATAGTTTTATAAAGCTTCCAATGTTTGATAGCTTTTATAATCAAATGAGAACCACCACCAACTACAATGAACTTATCACCATAAGGTCTTCAAAAGAGGTGTTTGTTTTAAGAAAAGACATGACTTATCAAGTGGCAAGCTATATAGCCTCTTTGAAAGAAAGAGCTTTACCTATAAGGATATATTATGAAGGTGAAGTGTTTTCTTGGGAAAATGAAATAAAATCCGATTATCAGCTTGGTTTAGAATACATAGGATACGATAAAGACGATGGGATATTTGAAGTAATTGATATTATATATAAGCTTTTAGCATTTTTTAACAACGATATTTTCATTTATATAAACGATGAAGCTATACTAAAGGAGCTTCTGTCAAAGTTTGATGATAAACATAAAGAAGATGTAAAATACGCTCTTACATCAAAAAATCTAAATACACTTTATAAATATGACCTTGATTGGATGCTTTTGGAAGATGAAAATGTACTTTTTGAAAAACTCAATGCTTTGAACATTGATGGTGTTAGGCTCCGGAATGTTTTTTATATTTTAAAAAATAAGTCTTTAAACGTAAGGCTTGATATATCAGAGTTAAAATCTATCCCTTACTACGATGGTATAACGTTTTCTTTCTATTCGCCAAACCATCCTTTTGCAATAGCCTCTGGTGGTGAATATCAGATTTTAAAAAACGTTTATAATTTAGACATAAAAGCTTGCGGTGGTGCTATATATCTTTCTTCCATATTGGAGAAAATATAA
- a CDS encoding CopD family protein, which yields MNILVLFIHITSACLWVGGMLFMVFVSSPYIRRTPFKDEAFQNIGKRFSNIGTLIGLPTLFITGLLNMHFLSIPYNSLLHPESLYQKTLQIKIHTFFLVVFISVLHDFYFSPKAKNSKKYAKITRILGILNLILSLGIVFLASALRYNM from the coding sequence ATGAATATATTGGTGCTCTTCATACATATAACATCCGCTTGCTTATGGGTAGGTGGTATGCTATTTATGGTGTTTGTATCTTCTCCTTATATAAGAAGAACACCCTTTAAAGATGAAGCTTTTCAAAACATAGGAAAAAGATTTAGCAACATAGGTACTCTAATAGGTCTTCCGACGCTTTTTATAACGGGACTTCTAAACATGCATTTTTTATCAATACCTTATAATTCATTACTCCATCCGGAGTCACTGTATCAGAAAACGCTTCAAATTAAAATTCATACTTTCTTCTTGGTAGTATTTATATCAGTTCTTCATGATTTTTATTTTAGTCCAAAAGCCAAAAACTCTAAAAAATATGCAAAAATAACAAGAATACTAGGTATATTAAACTTAATTTTAAGTCTTGGTATAGTTTTTCTAGCAAGCGCTTTGAGATATAACATGTGA
- a CDS encoding TlyA family RNA methyltransferase yields MKKRLDLLLVEKGLVSSREKAQAFIMEGRVFVNGKAVLKAGTLVQEEDGIELLGEEKFVSRAGYKLENAIKEFDVDVSEKICLDIGSSTGGFTDCLLQYGAKLVYAVDVGHLQMHEKLRKDPRVMLFEDTDIRVFKKPDDIDFDIVTVDVSFISLKKIGEYIKNLCSYYTKLLMLVKPQFELSPKYLKKGIVKDDSAKMLALESVISHFESIGFELLAYTKARPKGTKGNEEFFTYFILKDYNKTK; encoded by the coding sequence GTGAAAAAAAGACTAGATCTATTGTTGGTGGAAAAGGGCTTGGTTTCTTCTCGTGAGAAAGCTCAAGCTTTTATAATGGAGGGAAGGGTTTTTGTAAATGGTAAAGCTGTTTTAAAAGCTGGCACCCTTGTGCAAGAAGAAGATGGTATTGAGCTTTTAGGAGAAGAAAAATTTGTATCAAGAGCAGGTTATAAGCTTGAAAACGCCATAAAAGAGTTTGATGTGGATGTGTCTGAGAAAATATGCCTTGATATAGGATCTTCTACGGGTGGGTTTACGGATTGTCTTCTTCAATACGGTGCAAAATTGGTTTATGCTGTAGACGTAGGGCATCTTCAAATGCATGAAAAGCTAAGAAAAGATCCAAGGGTAATGTTGTTTGAAGATACAGACATAAGAGTTTTTAAAAAGCCAGATGATATCGATTTTGATATTGTTACTGTAGATGTGTCTTTTATCTCTCTTAAGAAGATAGGAGAGTATATTAAAAATCTTTGCTCTTATTATACAAAACTTCTTATGCTTGTAAAACCTCAATTTGAGCTTTCTCCAAAATATCTAAAAAAAGGAATAGTAAAAGATGATAGTGCTAAAATGCTTGCTTTAGAAAGTGTCATATCTCATTTTGAATCTATAGGTTTTGAGCTTTTAGCATATACAAAAGCAAGACCAAAAGGTACCAAAGGAAACGAAGAATTTTTTACTTATTTCATATTAAAGGATTATAATAAGACAAAATGA
- the leuD gene encoding 3-isopropylmalate dehydratase small subunit has protein sequence MIIKGKIWKFKDNIDTDQIIPARYLNTSDPLELASHVMEDSEKPNFAKEHQEGDIIVAGKNFGSGSSREHAPIAIKYAGVPVVVAKSFARIFFRNAINIGLPIVECKEAVDEAEDGDIFEIDLENGIVKNVTKNKTYSSTKFPEELMAILRAGGLMEYAKSRLSS, from the coding sequence ATGATTATAAAAGGTAAAATATGGAAGTTTAAAGATAATATAGATACAGATCAGATTATACCTGCAAGATATTTAAACACGTCAGACCCTTTGGAACTTGCTTCTCACGTAATGGAAGACTCTGAAAAACCAAACTTTGCGAAAGAGCATCAAGAAGGTGATATCATAGTAGCTGGTAAAAATTTTGGTTCTGGCTCTTCTAGGGAACATGCTCCTATAGCTATAAAGTATGCTGGTGTACCAGTGGTGGTGGCTAAAAGCTTTGCAAGGATATTTTTTAGAAATGCAATAAACATAGGTCTTCCGATAGTAGAGTGCAAAGAAGCTGTGGATGAAGCTGAAGATGGAGATATTTTTGAAATAGACCTTGAAAATGGTATAGTAAAAAATGTTACAAAAAACAAAACCTATTCTTCTACTAAATTTCCAGAAGAGCTTATGGCTATACTAAGAGCTGGTGGGTTGATGGAATATGCAAAATCAAGATTATCTTCTTAA
- a CDS encoding YdcH family protein, protein MDRKAVEEKLYKEDRHYRHLKDKHDELDKEIMKMEKHRPMTSDLELQIEAIKKERLKLKDEMELIVVEYMKKHGEVA, encoded by the coding sequence ATGGATAGAAAAGCTGTTGAAGAAAAGTTATACAAAGAAGATCGCCATTATAGGCATTTGAAGGACAAACATGATGAATTGGACAAAGAAATAATGAAAATGGAAAAGCACCGTCCTATGACTTCTGATTTGGAACTTCAGATAGAGGCTATCAAAAAAGAAAGGCTTAAGTTAAAAGACGAAATGGAGTTAATTGTTGTAGAATATATGAAAAAGCATGGAGAAGTAGCATGA
- the rplI gene encoding 50S ribosomal protein L9 produces the protein MKVILLEELEGRGSFGDIITVKDGFANNYLIPRKLALPATEGNIKHIQSILSQKARKLEKIRTQAQELAKKLDGAEITIKKPVGQNGKLFGAITTSDIAKALNEKGFNVDKKQIIISSPIKNLGLYTIKVRLHNDIYASIKVNVEEQK, from the coding sequence ATGAAGGTAATTCTTTTAGAAGAATTGGAAGGACGTGGAAGTTTTGGAGATATTATAACGGTAAAAGATGGTTTTGCCAACAACTATCTAATACCAAGGAAATTGGCATTACCAGCCACAGAAGGTAATATAAAACATATTCAAAGCATACTTTCCCAAAAAGCCAGAAAACTTGAGAAAATAAGAACTCAAGCTCAAGAACTTGCCAAAAAGCTTGACGGTGCAGAAATCACCATTAAAAAACCTGTGGGTCAAAATGGTAAACTCTTTGGTGCTATAACCACTTCAGACATCGCCAAAGCTCTCAACGAAAAAGGCTTCAACGTAGACAAAAAACAAATAATAATAAGTTCACCCATTAAAAACTTAGGTTTATATACCATCAAAGTTAGACTACACAACGACATATACGCTAGTATAAAAGTAAATGTAGAAGAACAAAAGTAA
- a CDS encoding LPS-assembly protein LptD: protein MFLIVALSYGTEPVKILSDILIKEPNNQVIAKKDVVIYYEDYTIYCDKAIYDKNSKTITLIGHVHLINVVNQENVYGKMGELNLSTKQGYFLDAYGKFHNIYFVADKIIKDDKVYFIKKGVVSTCKIDKKLKDKKLRLCVFSAKVTNKYVYANSNILAYKKLPILYIPYAIFPVGKRRSGLLPPLIGSNTYNAFIYQQPIYFALSQDKDMTITPEYRNNEGEGLSFQYRQAFTKKDYINFNTYYFKEPSTPGEWWYGRNLSTFRSNRYRLDIFGRYDGIDFKLDTISDPYFMQDMYFRTNQRTIPYLSSYVNYSKNTKDFFADVSFHFFYDTTSNTNAYTLQRLPEIDFLWKNHPLFDNIYYNISAQNTYFYREDGLKGDRLIVNPNLTKTLSFGPFTNSTNINFLGTKYIALNQSGYKSSAYQVLFQNKTFFSKNFHIKSLNINNFYELSYNYQPFNNTNNPIFDYKDYQSNQNYLDFKINNAFTYNGYNFANVYLEDGYTFLKEYAFPTYLSSLNSFVTSASYQTSNLIVHKPLLPLRTTITFRPFQNLSYTIDSFYDFNKNEFPEENQYININFKKFNFYLGDSTAKDINRKYTLNQQSYGASYTYKTFNVNGGIIHDDISGHDVSRYLNLTYNGECYSLSLSFQEYFDGTRNQYINYVLLTFNVFNLEHLTVPISR from the coding sequence TTGTTTTTAATAGTAGCTTTATCATACGGAACTGAGCCTGTAAAGATACTATCGGATATTTTGATAAAAGAACCAAACAACCAAGTGATAGCAAAAAAAGATGTGGTGATATACTACGAAGATTATACGATATACTGTGATAAAGCCATATACGATAAAAACTCAAAAACTATAACTTTGATTGGGCATGTGCATCTTATCAACGTTGTAAATCAGGAAAACGTTTACGGTAAAATGGGAGAACTAAACCTGTCAACAAAGCAAGGATACTTTTTAGACGCTTACGGAAAATTTCACAACATATACTTTGTAGCTGATAAAATAATAAAAGATGATAAAGTATATTTTATAAAAAAAGGAGTGGTAAGCACTTGTAAAATAGATAAAAAATTAAAGGATAAAAAGTTGCGTCTTTGCGTTTTCAGTGCAAAAGTAACCAACAAATACGTATATGCAAATTCAAACATTTTAGCTTACAAAAAACTACCTATTCTTTATATACCTTACGCCATATTCCCTGTGGGTAAAAGAAGGAGCGGCTTGCTTCCACCTCTTATAGGCTCAAACACCTACAATGCATTTATATATCAACAGCCCATATATTTTGCACTATCCCAAGATAAAGACATGACAATAACCCCGGAATACAGAAACAACGAAGGTGAAGGACTCTCTTTCCAATATCGACAGGCTTTTACAAAAAAAGATTATATAAATTTCAACACATACTACTTTAAAGAGCCTTCTACACCGGGAGAATGGTGGTATGGTAGAAATTTATCAACATTTAGGTCCAACAGATACAGGTTAGACATCTTTGGAAGATACGACGGTATTGATTTCAAGCTAGATACTATATCAGATCCTTACTTTATGCAGGACATGTATTTTAGAACCAATCAAAGGACCATACCATACCTTAGTTCTTATGTAAACTACAGCAAAAATACGAAAGACTTTTTTGCAGATGTAAGTTTTCACTTTTTTTACGATACTACATCAAACACAAATGCCTATACACTCCAAAGGCTTCCAGAAATAGATTTTTTATGGAAAAACCATCCTCTTTTTGATAACATCTACTACAACATAAGTGCTCAAAACACGTATTTTTACAGAGAAGATGGACTAAAAGGAGATAGGCTTATTGTAAATCCAAACCTAACAAAAACCCTTAGCTTTGGACCTTTTACCAACAGTACCAATATAAACTTCTTAGGTACAAAGTATATAGCCTTAAATCAAAGTGGCTACAAATCCTCAGCATATCAAGTTCTATTTCAAAACAAAACGTTTTTTAGCAAAAATTTTCATATTAAAAGCCTAAATATAAACAACTTTTACGAGTTATCTTACAACTATCAACCCTTCAACAATACCAACAACCCAATATTTGATTACAAAGATTACCAGTCAAACCAAAATTATTTAGATTTTAAAATAAACAACGCTTTTACTTACAACGGTTATAACTTTGCAAACGTATATTTAGAAGATGGCTATACATTTTTAAAAGAGTATGCTTTTCCCACATATCTTAGTTCACTTAACTCCTTTGTTACATCCGCTAGTTATCAAACTTCAAACCTCATAGTGCATAAACCGCTATTACCTCTTAGGACCACAATAACATTTAGACCTTTTCAAAATTTGTCTTATACCATAGATAGTTTTTATGATTTTAACAAAAATGAATTTCCAGAAGAAAACCAATATATAAACATAAATTTTAAAAAGTTCAACTTTTACCTTGGTGACAGCACGGCAAAAGATATAAACAGAAAATATACACTAAATCAGCAAAGCTACGGCGCATCTTATACTTACAAAACTTTTAACGTAAACGGTGGCATAATCCATGATGATATAAGTGGACACGATGTATCTAGGTATCTAAACCTAACCTACAACGGAGAATGTTATTCTTTATCGTTATCTTTTCAAGAGTACTTTGATGGTACAAGAAATCAATATATAAATTATGTTCTTTTGACTTTTAACGTATTTAACTTAGAGCATCTAACCGTACCAATATCTAGGTAA
- a CDS encoding PH domain-containing protein, whose protein sequence is MEKNHSIVSLAFGILLVYWLLVTTINAIKVKVGNKEKLIQKYLTEDEHIIVEGEMVYIKEIITATLTGIIGLIISVLVLLAKKDISLFFLVFLYAASFSLSILVKPYVLKKTTKLFITNKRLILAYGTWSNNVIDYSLDKISNIVLKQSPLGRIFGFSKIAIISTSGAELKIWNRELELKNAEEFIKAFVSMRT, encoded by the coding sequence ATGGAAAAAAATCATTCAATAGTATCTTTGGCCTTTGGCATACTTTTAGTATATTGGCTTTTAGTAACAACAATAAACGCCATAAAAGTAAAAGTAGGAAACAAAGAAAAGCTTATCCAAAAATACCTAACCGAGGATGAACATATAATAGTAGAAGGAGAGATGGTATACATAAAGGAAATCATCACAGCCACGTTGACAGGTATAATCGGTCTCATAATAAGCGTATTGGTATTACTGGCCAAAAAAGATATAAGCCTATTCTTCTTGGTATTTTTATACGCAGCAAGCTTTAGCTTATCTATATTGGTAAAGCCTTATGTTTTAAAGAAAACCACAAAACTTTTTATTACAAACAAAAGGCTTATCTTAGCTTATGGGACTTGGAGTAACAACGTAATTGATTATAGCCTTGACAAAATATCAAACATAGTGTTAAAACAAAGCCCTTTAGGTAGAATCTTTGGTTTTTCAAAAATTGCTATAATAAGTACATCGGGAGCAGAATTAAAAATCTGGAATAGAGAACTCGAATTAAAAAACGCTGAAGAGTTTATAAAAGCTTTTGTATCAATGAGAACGTAG
- a CDS encoding PBP1A family penicillin-binding protein gives MKNILSFLGFFIVVVFVLLGVYVYSVSIGLPDVRALENWHPPEASMVYDSNGKLIGTIGAQNRIYVTIDKIPKIVQDAFVSAEDKTFYHNIGIDPTSIIRALIVDLEKGKAVEGGSTITQQLAKNLFLTPKKTISRKIKEAILAIEITHTFPKSKILEMYLNQIYLGHGAFGVEAASETYFGKHVWQLGLDEAALLAGLPRAPTKYDPYINPNLALQRRNYVLYRMYKDGYITKEEYLKASQKPIVLNKHTNPITNSDYFVSFLKDYMYRNFPDLIYQGGLKIYTTLNETLQQAAENAVRNQILYISKLEHYPVLPWSITDTIAKFKAQKIDLKKSRYYIGFVKSIKNNQANIDINGTEVTAKIFPGINAGEYVMVELSRPTSMPRSTSMPRSTSMPRSTSMPRSTSMPRSTSMPRSTSMPRPNNGFNAKIIPQLQSALVSMNVHNGAILALVGGYSYQLSSYNRAVYALRQTGSAIKPIVYLSALMKGYTQITEIDATPHAYKDPSAPGGFWTPRNYEGESFTTITLRKALAYSVNTASVNLLAQVGFDLPISLAARVGIKLPPYYSMVLGSTSVTPLQLTNMFQAFANLGTYCEPYFITKIVNSQNQVVYTGHPVCYNVFPAPYDRVLISMLEYVVKVGTGYAAHVLGPYIAGKTGTTNHYDDAWFEGFSSDVVTGVWTGFDIRKRIGYNMAGAAASLPTWINYMKEALSIYPEKPFPLPDGVEYVDIDPKTYLRATPSCPGEPILFVKGTAPKTTCQNVSLPVLQSLNPNQPQSPGSPLQPLNNTPSSSQQQSSQGTISPTKPPANPNSKNPNGVLPKIIQEINKETYQIDNETKNINKELNNAR, from the coding sequence ATGAAAAACATACTTTCTTTTTTAGGTTTTTTTATAGTTGTTGTATTTGTGCTTTTAGGAGTATATGTTTATAGCGTAAGTATTGGGCTTCCGGACGTGAGAGCCTTAGAGAATTGGCATCCACCAGAAGCGTCAATGGTGTACGACTCAAACGGTAAACTTATAGGTACGATAGGAGCTCAGAATAGGATTTATGTAACAATAGACAAAATACCTAAAATAGTTCAAGATGCTTTTGTTTCTGCTGAAGATAAGACTTTTTATCACAACATAGGAATAGACCCAACAAGTATAATAAGGGCTTTAATAGTAGATTTAGAAAAGGGAAAGGCTGTAGAAGGCGGAAGCACTATAACCCAGCAACTGGCGAAAAACCTTTTCCTTACCCCTAAGAAGACAATATCTAGGAAGATAAAAGAAGCAATCCTTGCCATAGAGATAACCCATACTTTTCCCAAAAGCAAAATACTTGAAATGTATCTCAACCAGATATATTTGGGGCATGGTGCCTTTGGTGTAGAAGCTGCATCGGAAACTTACTTTGGTAAACACGTTTGGCAACTGGGCCTTGACGAAGCTGCTCTTTTGGCTGGGCTTCCTAGGGCTCCTACAAAGTATGATCCATATATAAATCCAAACTTGGCTCTTCAGAGAAGAAACTACGTTTTGTATAGAATGTATAAAGATGGCTATATTACGAAAGAAGAGTACCTTAAAGCCTCTCAGAAACCTATTGTTTTAAACAAACATACAAACCCCATCACCAATAGCGATTATTTCGTTAGTTTTTTAAAAGATTATATGTATAGAAATTTTCCCGATCTTATTTATCAAGGTGGATTAAAAATTTATACCACTTTAAATGAAACGCTTCAGCAAGCAGCGGAAAATGCTGTTAGAAACCAAATATTGTATATATCTAAACTAGAACATTATCCAGTTCTACCTTGGTCTATTACCGATACTATAGCAAAATTTAAGGCTCAAAAAATAGATCTTAAGAAATCCAGGTATTATATAGGTTTTGTTAAAAGCATAAAAAATAATCAGGCAAATATAGATATAAACGGCACAGAGGTCACCGCTAAAATTTTCCCCGGTATAAACGCTGGCGAGTACGTAATGGTAGAACTTTCACGCCCCACAAGTATGCCACGATCTACAAGTATGCCACGATCTACAAGTATGCCACGATCTACAAGTATGCCACGATCTACAAGTATGCCACGATCTACAAGTATGCCACGATCTACAAGTATGCCACGCCCCAATAACGGATTTAATGCAAAGATAATACCGCAGCTTCAATCGGCTTTGGTTAGCATGAACGTACATAATGGTGCTATATTGGCTTTGGTGGGTGGATACTCTTATCAGCTTTCTTCTTACAATAGAGCAGTTTATGCTTTAAGACAGACTGGTTCTGCTATAAAACCTATAGTTTACCTATCAGCCTTGATGAAAGGCTATACTCAGATAACCGAGATAGACGCTACGCCTCATGCTTATAAAGATCCATCTGCCCCGGGTGGATTTTGGACACCTAGAAATTATGAGGGAGAGAGTTTTACTACAATTACCTTAAGAAAAGCTTTGGCTTACAGCGTTAATACTGCGAGCGTAAATCTTTTGGCTCAGGTGGGTTTTGATCTACCAATATCTTTAGCAGCAAGGGTGGGTATAAAACTTCCTCCATATTATTCTATGGTGCTTGGTAGTACAAGCGTTACTCCGCTTCAACTTACAAACATGTTTCAAGCTTTCGCCAACTTAGGGACTTACTGTGAACCGTATTTTATAACAAAGATAGTAAACTCTCAAAACCAAGTGGTATATACAGGTCATCCAGTTTGCTACAACGTATTCCCAGCTCCTTACGATAGAGTCTTGATATCTATGTTAGAATATGTGGTAAAAGTTGGGACTGGCTATGCTGCCCATGTGTTGGGACCTTATATAGCTGGTAAGACAGGTACTACAAACCATTACGACGATGCTTGGTTTGAGGGCTTTTCCTCTGATGTGGTGACTGGTGTTTGGACTGGGTTTGATATAAGAAAAAGAATAGGCTACAATATGGCTGGTGCTGCAGCATCGCTTCCTACTTGGATAAACTATATGAAAGAAGCACTAAGCATATATCCGGAAAAGCCGTTTCCTTTGCCAGATGGGGTAGAGTATGTGGATATAGACCCAAAAACCTACTTAAGGGCTACCCCTTCTTGTCCTGGAGAACCTATACTTTTTGTAAAAGGTACAGCACCAAAAACAACTTGTCAAAACGTTTCCTTGCCGGTTCTTCAAAGTTTAAACCCAAATCAACCGCAAAGCCCCGGAAGTCCTTTGCAGCCTTTAAACAACACTCCCTCATCATCTCAACAACAGTCGTCTCAAGGCACTATATCACCTACCAAGCCTCCCGCAAACCCTAATTCAAAAAATCCAAATGGCGTATTACCTAAAATAATACAAGAGATAAACAAAGAAACTTATCAAATAGATAATGAAACGAAAAATATAAATAAGGAGTTAAACAATGCTCGCTAA
- the hisF gene encoding imidazole glycerol phosphate synthase subunit HisF: MLAKRIIPCLDIKDGRVVKGINFVDLKDAGDPVENAIVYEEQKADEIVFLDITASYEKRNTVIDLAKRVAQNIFTPFTIGGGIRTLDDIRKLLEAGADKVSINSAAVKNPQLIYESARKFGSQCIVVAIDAKHVEDDTWHVYINGGRLNTNLDAVEWAKQVESLGAGEILLTSIDKDGTKSGYDIKLTDLISKAVNIPVIASGGAGRKEHFLEAFKLTEASACLAASIFHFKKISIPALKAYLKENNVHVRI; encoded by the coding sequence ATGCTCGCTAAGAGGATTATACCATGTCTTGATATAAAAGATGGTAGGGTAGTAAAAGGTATAAACTTTGTAGATTTGAAAGACGCTGGGGACCCAGTGGAAAATGCAATTGTTTATGAAGAGCAAAAAGCTGATGAAATAGTGTTTCTAGATATAACAGCTTCTTATGAAAAAAGAAATACGGTGATAGATTTGGCAAAAAGAGTAGCTCAAAATATCTTCACCCCTTTTACCATAGGGGGCGGCATAAGAACCTTAGATGATATAAGAAAACTTCTAGAAGCTGGAGCTGATAAAGTATCTATAAACTCAGCTGCTGTTAAAAATCCTCAACTTATCTATGAGAGTGCAAGGAAATTTGGTTCTCAGTGTATAGTTGTGGCAATAGATGCAAAACACGTGGAAGATGATACTTGGCATGTTTATATAAACGGCGGAAGATTAAATACAAACCTAGATGCTGTAGAATGGGCTAAACAAGTGGAATCTCTTGGAGCTGGTGAGATTCTTCTAACATCTATAGATAAAGATGGTACAAAATCAGGTTACGATATAAAACTAACAGATCTTATATCGAAAGCTGTAAATATACCAGTTATAGCCTCTGGTGGGGCTGGTAGAAAAGAGCATTTTTTAGAAGCTTTTAAGCTAACAGAAGCAAGCGCTTGTTTAGCGGCTTCTATATTTCACTTTAAAAAGATATCTATACCAGCGTTAAAAGCTTATTTGAAAGAAAATAACGTTCATGTTAGAATATAA
- a CDS encoding HAD-IIA family hydrolase encodes MKILVDLDGVLVKDKEFNLFEDSKAFLSFLKTKNFKILSNNSTKPPEELVKILNEKGLNVEDKDILTPLKILPDYLKEKGISSCFVIGTDHLKAYLSKFVEVKNDIDVESVIIGQDKQLSFEKLKKAISAVFLNKAKIIPINHSKIVKDSDGLYFQGSGSLAFMIANATDYKEDIPNLGKPSELFLSKALNNDEYKDSVIISDDFYTDLIGAKALGIKTIFITTGKYKKEDLEKTDFRPDFIVSSLKETEEILLSLES; translated from the coding sequence ATGAAAATACTAGTGGATTTAGATGGTGTATTGGTAAAAGATAAAGAGTTCAACCTTTTTGAAGATTCAAAAGCATTTTTAAGCTTTTTAAAAACCAAAAACTTCAAAATATTATCAAACAACTCCACAAAACCACCAGAAGAACTAGTGAAAATATTAAACGAAAAAGGATTAAACGTTGAAGATAAAGATATTCTAACACCTTTAAAAATACTACCAGATTATCTTAAAGAAAAAGGCATATCTTCTTGTTTTGTAATAGGTACAGACCACTTAAAAGCTTATTTATCAAAATTTGTAGAGGTAAAAAACGATATAGATGTAGAAAGTGTAATCATAGGTCAAGACAAACAGCTAAGCTTTGAAAAGTTAAAAAAAGCAATATCAGCAGTATTTTTAAACAAAGCAAAAATAATACCTATAAATCATAGCAAAATCGTAAAGGACTCTGACGGGCTTTATTTTCAAGGTTCTGGTTCTTTGGCTTTTATGATAGCAAATGCCACAGATTACAAGGAAGATATACCAAACTTAGGAAAACCGTCAGAACTATTTTTATCAAAAGCTTTAAACAACGATGAATACAAAGATAGTGTAATAATAAGCGATGATTTTTATACAGACTTGATAGGAGCTAAAGCTCTTGGCATAAAAACTATATTTATTACCACTGGTAAATATAAAAAAGAAGATTTAGAAAAAACCGATTTTAGACCAGACTTCATAGTAAGCTCTCTAAAAGAAACGGAGGAGATATTATTAAGTTTAGAATCTTAG
- the pyrE gene encoding orotate phosphoribosyltransferase, giving the protein MQNQDYLLKLKELIKKYSLLVADEPKFKLVSGKLSRYYIDLKQVTFDPEGIYILGNVLYDMLKPFDVDAAGGLTLGADPMAYAVSIISFEKGNPIKPFVVRKEPKDHGMGKQIEGKLENVKNVAILEDVSTTGGSSLKAANVCKNASLNVVGIFTIVDREEGAKENIEKEGFKFYSVFKLFELL; this is encoded by the coding sequence ATGCAAAATCAAGATTATCTTCTTAAGTTAAAAGAACTTATAAAAAAATATTCTCTTTTGGTAGCAGATGAACCTAAGTTTAAACTAGTTTCTGGTAAACTTAGCAGGTACTATATAGATTTAAAACAAGTTACCTTTGATCCAGAAGGCATATACATACTTGGCAACGTTTTGTATGATATGTTAAAACCTTTTGACGTTGATGCTGCAGGTGGGCTTACGCTAGGAGCCGATCCTATGGCATATGCGGTTTCAATTATATCCTTTGAAAAAGGTAACCCTATAAAACCTTTTGTAGTAAGAAAAGAGCCAAAAGATCACGGCATGGGTAAGCAAATAGAAGGTAAGCTAGAAAACGTTAAAAATGTGGCTATATTAGAAGATGTATCTACTACAGGTGGGTCTTCTTTAAAAGCTGCAAACGTTTGCAAAAACGCTTCTTTGAACGTGGTAGGTATATTTACCATCGTAGATAGAGAAGAAGGCGCCAAAGAAAATATAGAAAAGGAAGGTTTTAAATTTTATTCTGTGTTTAAATTATTTGAGCTTTTGTGA